One window of the Janthinobacterium sp. PAMC25594 genome contains the following:
- the orn gene encoding oligoribonuclease, producing the protein MSQATDLTAPTSASTPAPIVPARPNEMNLVWVDMEMTGLEPDTDRIIEVAVVVTDMHLNLLAEGPVFVIHQSDETLNKMDAWNKGTHGRSGLIDKVKASTVTEAQAEAELIAFLKKYVPAGKSPMCGNTIGQDRRFMVRGMPKLEAFFHYRNVDVSTLKELCKRWKPEIATGFKKHQKHTALADILESIEELKYYREHFIKL; encoded by the coding sequence ATGTCACAAGCGACCGACTTAACTGCACCCACCTCTGCATCCACCCCCGCACCGATTGTTCCGGCACGCCCAAATGAGATGAACCTGGTCTGGGTCGACATGGAAATGACGGGCCTGGAGCCCGATACCGACCGCATCATCGAGGTGGCGGTGGTGGTGACGGACATGCACTTGAACCTGCTGGCCGAAGGCCCCGTGTTCGTGATTCACCAGTCGGATGAAACCCTGAACAAGATGGATGCCTGGAACAAGGGCACGCACGGCCGCTCCGGCCTGATCGACAAGGTGAAAGCGTCGACCGTGACGGAAGCGCAGGCGGAAGCGGAACTGATCGCGTTCCTGAAGAAATACGTACCGGCAGGCAAGTCGCCCATGTGCGGCAACACCATCGGCCAGGACCGCCGTTTCATGGTGCGCGGCATGCCGAAGCTGGAAGCATTCTTCCACTATCGCAATGTTGATGTATCGACACTCAAAGAGCTGTGCAAGCGCTGGAAGCCGGAAATCGCCACCGGTTTCAAGAAACACCAGAAGCACACGGCGCTGGCCGATATTCTCGAGTCGATCGAAGAACTGAAGTACTACCGCGAGCATTTCATTAAATTGTAA
- the gcvA gene encoding transcriptional regulator GcvA, with amino-acid sequence MSRPLPPLAALHAFEAAARHEGFQRAGEELHVSAGAIGHHVKQLEAWLGVVLFQRMPRGVVLTSAGQRYAASLGPILNQLADVSEQARRQGDDKVVTVTATSSLVSRWLMPRLGRLRDRYPQIELRVLALMHPVDLARDGVDVAIRLGPGRYPGLKVDLLMEEWFSAVCSPGFRANAASLRQPADLLRYPLLHDEPEVHLPGEIDWTRWLHSCGVHYSGNSGNSGARFSHTYLCLDAAASGQGVAIAASPLIGDDLRSGRLVRVFEHAVRGPHCYYLLRSPQAETRPLVHAFCEWLIAEARADQETVWPTVENA; translated from the coding sequence ATGTCCCGTCCCTTGCCCCCGCTCGCCGCCCTGCACGCCTTCGAGGCGGCCGCCCGCCATGAAGGCTTCCAGCGCGCGGGCGAAGAATTGCACGTCTCGGCCGGCGCCATCGGCCACCATGTGAAACAGCTGGAAGCATGGCTGGGCGTGGTGCTGTTCCAGCGCATGCCGCGCGGCGTGGTGCTCACCAGCGCCGGCCAGCGCTATGCGGCCTCGCTGGGGCCGATACTCAACCAGCTGGCCGACGTCTCCGAGCAGGCGCGGCGCCAGGGCGATGACAAGGTGGTGACGGTGACGGCCACCAGCTCGCTCGTCTCGCGCTGGCTGATGCCGCGCCTGGGCCGGCTGCGCGACCGCTACCCGCAGATCGAACTGCGCGTGCTGGCGTTGATGCACCCGGTCGACCTGGCGCGCGACGGCGTGGACGTGGCCATCCGCCTGGGACCGGGCCGCTATCCGGGCCTGAAAGTGGATTTATTAATGGAAGAATGGTTTTCCGCCGTCTGCAGTCCCGGCTTTCGCGCCAACGCGGCCAGCCTGCGCCAGCCCGCCGACCTGCTGCGCTATCCGCTGCTGCACGACGAGCCGGAAGTGCACCTGCCCGGCGAAATCGACTGGACGCGCTGGCTGCACAGCTGCGGCGTGCATTACAGCGGCAATAGCGGCAACAGCGGCGCGCGCTTTTCGCACACGTATTTATGCCTGGACGCGGCCGCCAGCGGCCAGGGCGTGGCCATTGCGGCCAGCCCCCTGATCGGCGACGATTTAAGATCGGGCCGCCTGGTGCGCGTGTTCGAACACGCGGTGCGCGGCCCCCACTGCTATTACCTGCTGCGCTCGCCCCAGGCGGAAACCCGGCCCCTCGTGCATGCATTCTGCGAATGGCTGATCGCCGAGGCGCGCGCCGACCAGGAAACCGTCTGGCCCACCGTGGAGAACGCATGA
- a CDS encoding M48 family metallopeptidase gives MYSLAFSILFVSVLVLTLAVRFWLASRQIRHVLAHRAAVPPEFAEKIPLAAHQKAADYTVAKTKFGLLTLLVNYAVLIGFTLLGGLQWLALSLNEWMGAGSPMLYQIGLIAAFAAISGLIDLPFDYYRQFVLEQRFGFNTMARKLFFTDMLKGVGLGAAIGLPLIWVVLTLMAKSGDLWWLYAWFVWSGFQLLMMVLFPTVIAPLFNKFTPLADESLKSRIEGLMQRVGFASKGLFVMDGSKRSAHGNAYFSGFGANKRIVFFDTLLSRLAPQEIEAVLAHELGHFKLKHIVKRIAMMFVISLGFLALLGFLKTQPWFYAGLGIDPVTLALTGQPTDALALLLFMLALPVFTFLLGPLTSLSSRKHEFEADAFAATHTQADDLVSALVKMYEDNASTLTPDPLHSAFYDSHPPASVRIRHLKGATT, from the coding sequence ATGTATTCACTCGCGTTTTCGATTTTGTTTGTATCCGTCCTCGTTTTGACCCTCGCCGTGCGCTTCTGGCTCGCTTCGCGGCAGATCCGTCACGTGCTGGCGCACCGCGCCGCAGTCCCACCCGAATTCGCGGAAAAAATCCCGCTGGCCGCGCACCAGAAGGCGGCCGACTACACGGTGGCCAAAACCAAGTTCGGCTTGCTGACCTTGCTGGTCAACTACGCCGTGCTGATCGGTTTCACCTTGCTGGGCGGCTTGCAGTGGCTGGCGCTGTCCCTGAATGAGTGGATGGGGGCGGGTTCGCCCATGCTGTACCAGATCGGCCTGATCGCCGCCTTCGCCGCCATTTCCGGCCTGATCGACCTGCCCTTCGACTACTACCGCCAATTCGTGCTGGAACAACGTTTCGGCTTCAACACCATGGCACGCAAGCTGTTCTTCACGGACATGCTCAAGGGCGTGGGCCTGGGCGCGGCCATCGGCCTGCCGCTGATCTGGGTCGTGCTGACCCTGATGGCCAAGTCCGGCGACCTGTGGTGGCTGTACGCGTGGTTCGTCTGGAGCGGCTTCCAGTTGCTGATGATGGTGCTGTTTCCTACAGTTATTGCCCCGCTGTTCAACAAATTCACGCCGCTGGCGGACGAATCCTTGAAAAGCCGCATCGAAGGCTTGATGCAGCGCGTGGGTTTCGCTTCGAAAGGCTTGTTCGTGATGGACGGCTCGAAGCGCAGCGCCCATGGCAATGCGTATTTCTCGGGTTTTGGCGCCAACAAGCGCATCGTCTTCTTCGACACCCTGCTGTCGCGCCTGGCGCCGCAGGAAATCGAAGCCGTGCTGGCGCATGAACTGGGTCACTTCAAGCTCAAGCACATCGTCAAGCGCATCGCCATGATGTTCGTCATCTCGCTGGGCTTTCTGGCGCTGCTGGGCTTCCTGAAGACGCAGCCATGGTTTTATGCGGGCCTGGGCATCGATCCCGTCACCCTTGCACTGACGGGCCAGCCGACGGACGCGCTGGCCCTGCTGCTGTTCATGCTGGCCTTGCCCGTCTTCACTTTCCTGCTGGGACCGCTGACCTCGCTGAGCTCGCGCAAGCATGAATTCGAAGCCGATGCTTTTGCCGCCACGCACACGCAGGCGGACGACCTGGTCTCGGCCCTCGTAAAAATGTATGAAGACAATGCGTCGACCCTGACGCCCGACCCGCTGCACTCGGCCTTCTATGACTCGCATCCGCCGGCCAGCGTGCGCATCCGCCACCTGAAAGGGGCTACGACATGA
- a CDS encoding DMT family transporter gives MSDRRAVALVLLSAAGFGSSAVFAKAAYASGVNPSTMLALRFVIAAMLLLPLVWLGGWRLPRGRLLAGYMLMGLMYTAQSQGYFNALMYASSGLCGMLLYVYPVLVTILALALGWEKLDRRMLVLMALAIAGMAITLGGKLQGQPIGIALALMAAGVYAVYILFGNSLSKSRENIHPLAACVVILGTAGLSNTAIALWQGVALPGTATGWLAVSAIALFSTAIAIAAFFAGVAQIGAAKASIISTFEPVITMAFGVTMLKETVSGTQLLGGAMVLAAVVLLAQRPSPKAAAMPAVQASA, from the coding sequence ATGTCTGATCGCCGCGCCGTTGCGCTGGTGTTGCTGTCGGCTGCTGGTTTCGGCAGTTCCGCCGTGTTTGCCAAGGCGGCCTATGCGTCCGGGGTCAACCCGTCGACCATGCTGGCCTTGCGTTTCGTCATCGCCGCCATGCTGTTGCTGCCGCTCGTGTGGCTCGGTGGCTGGCGCTTGCCGCGCGGCCGCCTGCTGGCCGGCTACATGCTGATGGGCCTGATGTACACGGCCCAGTCGCAAGGCTATTTCAATGCCCTCATGTATGCCAGCAGCGGCCTGTGCGGCATGCTGCTGTATGTGTATCCCGTGCTGGTCACCATCCTCGCGCTGGCGCTGGGCTGGGAAAAGCTGGACCGCCGCATGCTGGTGCTGATGGCGCTGGCGATCGCCGGCATGGCCATCACCCTGGGCGGCAAGCTGCAGGGCCAGCCCATCGGCATCGCGCTGGCGCTGATGGCGGCCGGCGTGTACGCCGTGTACATCCTGTTTGGCAACAGCCTGTCGAAAAGCCGCGAGAATATTCACCCATTGGCCGCCTGCGTGGTGATCCTGGGCACGGCTGGCCTGTCGAATACTGCGATTGCCCTGTGGCAAGGCGTGGCTTTGCCGGGCACGGCGACGGGCTGGCTGGCCGTCAGCGCCATCGCCCTGTTCTCGACGGCGATCGCGATTGCCGCCTTCTTTGCCGGCGTGGCGCAGATCGGCGCGGCCAAGGCATCCATCATTTCCACGTTTGAACCTGTCATCACGATGGCGTTCGGCGTGACCATGCTGAAAGAAACCGTGAGCGGCACGCAATTGCTGGGCGGCGCCATGGTGCTGGCCGCCGTGGTCTTGCTGGCGCAGCGTCCGTCGCCCAAGGCGGCGGCCATGCCGGCCGTGCAGGCCAGCGCCTGA
- a CDS encoding 4a-hydroxytetrahydrobiopterin dehydratase, producing the protein MNTPSTSQDLAQLSCSPRQQALGDTDIATLHALLPRWSLQNGKLCRDFGFKNYYQTLAFVNALTYMTHTQDHHPELIITYKTCAVRYDTHSVNQGAGGLSENDFICAAKADLIYQSSQVAP; encoded by the coding sequence ATGAATACGCCATCGACTTCGCAAGACCTGGCCCAACTGAGTTGCTCGCCACGCCAGCAGGCGCTGGGCGACACGGACATCGCCACCCTGCACGCCCTGCTGCCCCGGTGGTCGCTGCAAAATGGCAAGCTGTGCCGCGACTTCGGCTTCAAGAATTACTACCAGACCCTGGCGTTCGTGAACGCCCTGACCTATATGACCCATACGCAAGACCACCATCCGGAGCTCATCATTACTTACAAAACCTGCGCCGTGCGCTACGACACGCACTCGGTCAACCAGGGCGCCGGCGGCCTGTCCGAAAACGACTTCATCTGCGCCGCCAAGGCCGACCTCATTTACCAGAGCAGCCAGGTGGCCCCATGA